The following are from one region of the Hydrogenophaga sp. BPS33 genome:
- a CDS encoding SMP-30/gluconolactonase/LRE family protein: MEINRLGELTTDLGECPVWHEGRLWLLDCRAGVVYALNPQTGAVTSRHEVPPPLGSFAFNHDGRIVIALKEAIAALDLANGHLRTLARLDVSHPDLRLNDGISLPDGSFVVGTMHVFREPDEPPLGGLYRLGVDLQLRKLDEGLGITNGPGLNPVSGRFCVADSASKTLYSYAMAPDGSLSDKQVFAQTDEWGSGPDGCCFDSEGGLWTALVRAGALARFDLQGRLTHKIRLPLTHPSALCFGGPGMGDLFVTSIRNSGRLSASGPLDGAVLKVTGLGFQGAARPLCRLPL; the protein is encoded by the coding sequence ATGGAAATAAATCGACTGGGTGAATTGACGACCGATCTGGGCGAATGCCCGGTGTGGCACGAGGGGCGGTTGTGGTTGCTGGACTGCCGCGCGGGCGTGGTGTATGCGCTGAACCCGCAGACGGGTGCGGTCACCTCGCGCCATGAAGTGCCGCCGCCGCTGGGCTCCTTCGCCTTCAACCACGACGGGCGCATCGTGATCGCGCTCAAGGAGGCGATCGCCGCGCTGGACCTGGCCAATGGGCATTTGCGCACGCTGGCGCGCCTGGACGTGAGCCATCCGGATCTGCGCCTGAACGATGGCATCTCATTGCCCGATGGCAGTTTTGTCGTCGGCACCATGCACGTGTTCCGGGAGCCCGACGAGCCGCCGCTGGGGGGCCTGTACCGGCTGGGCGTCGACCTGCAGCTGCGCAAACTCGACGAGGGCCTGGGCATCACCAATGGGCCGGGGCTGAACCCGGTCAGCGGCCGCTTCTGCGTGGCCGACAGCGCGAGCAAGACCCTCTACAGCTACGCCATGGCGCCGGATGGCTCGCTGAGCGACAAGCAGGTGTTCGCGCAGACCGATGAATGGGGCTCGGGGCCGGACGGCTGCTGCTTCGACAGCGAGGGAGGCCTGTGGACCGCGCTCGTGCGTGCCGGGGCGCTCGCGCGTTTCGACCTGCAGGGCCGGCTCACGCACAAGATCCGCTTGCCCCTCACGCATCCGAGCGCGCTGTGTTTTGGCGGGCCGGGCATGGGCGATCTGTTCGTCACCTCGATCCGCAACAGTGGCCGTTTGAGTGCTTCGGGTCCGCTGGATGGCGCGGTGCTCAAGGTGACAGGACTCGGCTTCCAGGGGGCGGCGCGGCCGCTGTGCCGCCTGCCGCTGTAA
- a CDS encoding Bug family tripartite tricarboxylate transporter substrate binding protein has product MNPIMIKRRTVLASSLLLGAGIKAHANTGDWPNRPIRLVVAGSAGAGGDIFARLIGTPLQKVLGQPVVVEPKPGANGLIACDTVAKAAGDGYTLLFAPSSAILINPVMIAKMPYNPEKDLVPVAQVGAAGILLVTNPSTGFKNLADMVAYAKANPGKLSYGSWGNGSSGHLAMEGIKAHYGLDMPHVAYKTLVSEATDIISNNIGVGFMDIASPIPHMQSGRMVGLGQSGSQRWPATPDLPTLSEQGYKFEADGWYGIFAPAGTPQAIVDKLAEEINRVQLSDEVRKRIEGQNMVVPPKRTAKQYADEIKKDAKIWQGLAIAANLKEK; this is encoded by the coding sequence ATGAATCCCATCATGATCAAACGCCGCACCGTTCTGGCCAGCAGCCTCTTGCTGGGCGCGGGCATCAAGGCCCATGCCAATACCGGTGACTGGCCCAACCGCCCGATCCGCCTGGTGGTGGCGGGCTCGGCCGGCGCGGGTGGCGACATCTTCGCGCGCCTGATCGGCACGCCGCTGCAGAAAGTGCTGGGCCAGCCGGTGGTGGTCGAGCCCAAGCCCGGCGCCAATGGCCTGATCGCGTGCGACACCGTGGCCAAGGCCGCGGGCGATGGCTACACGCTGCTGTTCGCGCCCTCGTCGGCCATCCTGATCAACCCGGTCATGATCGCCAAGATGCCGTACAACCCGGAGAAAGATCTGGTGCCTGTGGCGCAGGTGGGCGCAGCCGGCATCCTGCTGGTGACCAACCCCTCCACCGGATTCAAGAACCTGGCCGACATGGTGGCCTATGCCAAGGCGAACCCGGGCAAGCTCTCCTACGGTTCGTGGGGCAATGGTTCGTCCGGCCACCTGGCCATGGAAGGCATCAAGGCCCACTACGGCCTGGACATGCCGCACGTGGCCTACAAGACGCTGGTCTCCGAGGCGACCGACATCATCTCCAATAACATCGGCGTGGGCTTCATGGACATCGCCTCGCCCATTCCGCACATGCAGAGCGGCCGCATGGTGGGCCTGGGCCAATCGGGTTCGCAGCGCTGGCCTGCCACGCCGGACCTGCCCACGCTGTCCGAGCAGGGCTACAAGTTCGAAGCCGATGGCTGGTACGGCATCTTCGCGCCCGCGGGCACGCCGCAGGCCATCGTCGACAAGCTCGCCGAGGAGATCAACCGCGTGCAGCTGTCCGACGAAGTGCGCAAGCGCATCGAAGGCCAGAACATGGTGGTGCCGCCCAAGCGCACGGCCAAGCAGTATGCGGACGAGATCAAGAAGGACGCCAAGATCTGGCAAGGCCTGGCCATCGCGGCCAACCTGAAAGAAAAGTAA
- a CDS encoding LysR family transcriptional regulator, with product MDRLRAMELFSSIAQTRNFSETARRFGISATAVSRMITDIENELKVKLLLRSTRQVALTESGQEYARQLDDILWRINELRDNITAISTAPQGQLHVHSRTMFGLGVLPPLIADFRKRYPDIHIELTVSEAPVDLRRNQMDIDFRISPPVEAGIKRRMLFVSERYLVASPAYLAAHAPLQQPEDILAHDCLAYQLPGEEHLWRFKQQDTVSEIAFQPRHVSNNGVALLELARLGEGFALLDDYTVHNDLRLGRLVRVLPDYRISNKGFDEGMYATILDTAIVPAKIRLFMDFVAEHVSGPERRFSAHGKAAGI from the coding sequence ATGGACAGACTGCGGGCCATGGAACTGTTTTCGTCGATCGCCCAGACACGAAATTTTTCCGAAACAGCGCGTCGCTTCGGCATTTCGGCGACCGCCGTGTCGCGCATGATCACCGACATCGAGAACGAGCTGAAGGTCAAGCTGCTGCTGCGCTCCACGCGCCAGGTGGCGCTGACCGAATCGGGGCAGGAATACGCGCGCCAGCTCGACGACATCCTGTGGCGCATCAACGAACTGCGCGACAACATCACCGCCATCAGCACCGCGCCACAGGGCCAGCTGCACGTGCATTCGCGCACCATGTTCGGCCTGGGCGTGCTGCCGCCGCTGATCGCCGACTTCCGCAAGCGCTACCCCGACATCCACATCGAACTGACGGTCTCGGAAGCGCCCGTGGACCTGCGGCGCAACCAGATGGACATCGACTTTCGCATCTCCCCGCCGGTGGAAGCGGGCATCAAGCGGCGCATGCTGTTCGTGAGCGAGCGTTACCTGGTGGCCTCGCCCGCCTACCTGGCCGCGCATGCGCCGCTGCAGCAGCCCGAGGACATCCTGGCGCACGACTGCCTGGCGTACCAGTTGCCGGGCGAAGAGCACCTGTGGCGCTTCAAGCAGCAGGACACTGTCAGCGAGATCGCCTTCCAGCCGCGCCACGTGAGCAACAACGGCGTGGCCCTGCTGGAGCTCGCGCGGCTGGGCGAAGGCTTTGCCTTGCTCGACGACTACACCGTGCACAATGACTTGCGCCTGGGCCGCCTGGTGCGGGTGCTGCCGGACTACCGCATCAGCAACAAGGGATTCGACGAGGGCATGTACGCCACCATCCTGGACACGGCCATCGTGCCGGCCAAGATCCGGCTCTTCATGGACTTCGTCGCCGAACACGTGTCGGGCCCCGAACGGCGCTTTTCCGCCCACGGCAAGGCTGCGGGCATCTAA
- a CDS encoding acyl-CoA dehydrogenase family protein: MHMEQNPTRPDPAAGPAAYRDYARQWLRAHLPGHMHADSLAYRTPTLDECRDWEASMYHAGLAGMTWPQAYGGLGLTLREHLVVNKEVGALAMPESVSSIGKELAGPIIQTVGTEEQKLQFLPRILAIQDYWCQGFSEPDAGSDLARLRTKATQEGDSWRINGQKIWTSGAAKAHYCLLLTRTGTVADKHRGMLMFAVPMDTPGIRVVPIKSIDGKESFAEVFFDNVVVPDSARLGAPDEGWNAAIRVLSIERATNRMYRAWRFDSELRQLVAACKSDPELAKLLDDGHTQRRIGEVVGEIDALKGLVERTVEQLMAGKSIGARGSLTKLHWSECHQAFMGLALSLVSHVTPRSSALAQRAKKHFTTAYLFARAETIYAGTTEVQLDIIAQRIMNLPKDL; encoded by the coding sequence ATGCACATGGAACAGAACCCGACCCGTCCGGACCCCGCCGCGGGCCCGGCCGCCTACCGCGACTACGCGCGCCAATGGCTGCGCGCCCACCTGCCCGGGCACATGCACGCGGACAGCCTGGCCTACCGCACGCCCACGCTGGACGAGTGCCGCGATTGGGAAGCCTCGATGTACCACGCCGGCCTGGCTGGCATGACCTGGCCCCAGGCCTATGGCGGGCTGGGCCTGACGCTGCGCGAGCACCTGGTCGTGAACAAGGAAGTGGGCGCGCTGGCCATGCCCGAGAGCGTGAGCTCGATCGGCAAGGAACTGGCCGGCCCGATCATCCAGACCGTGGGCACGGAGGAACAAAAGCTGCAGTTCCTGCCGCGCATCCTCGCCATCCAGGACTACTGGTGCCAGGGCTTCTCCGAACCCGATGCGGGCTCTGACCTCGCGCGCCTGCGCACCAAGGCCACGCAAGAGGGCGACAGCTGGCGCATCAATGGCCAGAAGATCTGGACCAGCGGCGCGGCCAAGGCCCACTACTGCCTGCTGCTCACGCGCACCGGCACCGTGGCCGACAAGCACCGCGGCATGCTGATGTTCGCCGTGCCCATGGACACACCCGGCATCCGCGTGGTGCCGATCAAGTCCATCGACGGCAAGGAGTCGTTCGCCGAAGTGTTCTTCGACAACGTGGTGGTGCCCGACAGCGCGCGCCTGGGCGCTCCCGACGAGGGCTGGAACGCCGCCATCCGCGTGCTCTCCATCGAACGCGCCACCAACCGCATGTACCGCGCCTGGCGCTTCGACAGCGAGCTGCGCCAGTTGGTCGCCGCCTGCAAGTCCGACCCCGAACTGGCGAAGCTGCTGGACGACGGCCACACGCAACGCCGCATCGGCGAGGTGGTGGGCGAGATCGACGCGCTCAAGGGACTGGTGGAGCGCACGGTGGAGCAACTGATGGCGGGCAAGAGCATCGGCGCGCGCGGCTCACTCACCAAGCTGCATTGGTCCGAATGCCACCAGGCCTTCATGGGCCTGGCGCTCTCGCTCGTGTCGCACGTGACGCCGCGCTCCAGCGCCCTGGCCCAGCGCGCGAAGAAGCACTTCACCACCGCCTACCTGTTCGCGCGCGCCGAAACCATCTACGCCGGCACCACCGAAGTGCAGCTGGACATCATCGCGCAACGCATCATGAATCTGCCGAAGGACCTCTGA
- a CDS encoding enoyl-CoA hydratase/isomerase family protein encodes MSEKWVRLEVSDGVGLVTMDRKPVNALNREMRRQLVATFDEISEREDIRCAVLTGANGVFCAGADLKDRPSSEIAGDFLDHNRITRETGNSIRECSKPVIAAVNGVALGAGFGLAAACDILYASENVTVGMPEINVGLAGGASMLKTLFGRSTLRRMFFTGQRLTAHDLLKRNVIEEVLSEKDLLPKTMELAREIASKAPLALIYAKRAANMVDLMPQRDAYRFEQEFTVALSKTEDAREARTAFLEKRAPVFKGR; translated from the coding sequence ATGAGCGAAAAATGGGTTCGTCTGGAAGTCTCCGACGGCGTGGGCCTGGTCACCATGGACCGCAAGCCGGTCAACGCGCTGAACCGAGAAATGCGCCGCCAGCTGGTGGCCACGTTCGACGAAATCTCCGAACGCGAGGACATCCGCTGTGCCGTGCTGACCGGCGCCAACGGCGTGTTCTGTGCCGGCGCCGACTTGAAGGACCGCCCCAGCAGCGAGATCGCGGGCGACTTCCTGGACCACAACCGCATCACGCGCGAGACCGGCAATTCGATCCGCGAATGTTCCAAGCCGGTGATCGCGGCCGTCAACGGCGTAGCGCTGGGCGCGGGCTTCGGCCTGGCCGCGGCCTGCGACATCCTCTATGCCTCCGAGAACGTCACCGTGGGCATGCCCGAGATCAACGTCGGCCTGGCCGGTGGCGCCTCCATGCTCAAGACCTTGTTCGGCCGCTCCACCCTGCGGCGCATGTTCTTCACCGGCCAGCGCCTCACCGCGCACGACCTGCTCAAGCGCAACGTGATCGAAGAAGTGCTGTCTGAAAAAGACCTGCTGCCCAAGACCATGGAGCTGGCGCGCGAGATCGCCTCCAAGGCGCCGCTGGCGCTCATCTACGCCAAGCGCGCCGCCAACATGGTGGACCTCATGCCCCAGCGCGACGCCTACCGCTTCGAGCAGGAGTTCACCGTGGCGCTGTCCAAGACCGAAGACGCGCGCGAAGCCCGCACGGCCTTTCTCGAAAAGCGCGCCCCCGTGTTCAAGGGCCGGTGA
- a CDS encoding LLM class flavin-dependent oxidoreductase, whose amino-acid sequence MEFGVFILAQQRGYHQTSQQVIQNSIEQTVVAEQAGFNSAWYAEHHFNNYSLSPSPLMMVAHMAAKTQRIRLGTAVCILPLYHPARFLAEVGFADTVSNGRLDLGVGSGYQEFEFERFGVTIENAPAIYNEFLDIIPKGLTQKTVEYNGKFLKLPPSSIAVRPVQNPMPPIWITSGNPVALGRGVRENHNLFVTALLNGNAAITELRGRLEKVASDNGKDLDEDVKFGFLRCAYASDNQAEIDAYLDCARFQRRISESLKFRRAQSDDGYMVKEVPSATDPTFEQLRQNLPVGSVNQVIDKMLEEISILKPKHIALQTQLGDFDQKTMLKQIELWGTRIIPAIRKELNRHKSSTEVTA is encoded by the coding sequence ATGGAATTTGGCGTATTCATTCTGGCCCAGCAACGAGGCTACCACCAGACCTCGCAGCAGGTCATCCAGAACTCGATCGAGCAGACGGTGGTGGCCGAGCAGGCGGGGTTCAACAGCGCTTGGTACGCCGAGCACCACTTCAACAACTACTCGCTCTCGCCCTCGCCGCTGATGATGGTGGCGCACATGGCGGCCAAGACGCAGCGCATCCGCCTGGGCACGGCGGTGTGCATCCTGCCGCTGTACCACCCCGCGCGCTTCCTGGCCGAAGTGGGCTTTGCCGACACGGTCTCCAACGGCCGCCTGGACCTGGGCGTGGGCTCGGGCTACCAGGAGTTCGAGTTCGAGCGCTTCGGGGTGACGATCGAGAACGCCCCGGCGATCTACAACGAGTTCCTCGACATCATCCCCAAGGGGTTGACGCAGAAGACGGTGGAGTACAACGGCAAGTTCCTCAAGCTGCCGCCGAGCTCGATCGCGGTGCGCCCGGTGCAGAACCCAATGCCGCCGATCTGGATCACCTCGGGCAACCCGGTGGCGCTGGGCCGGGGCGTGCGCGAGAACCACAACCTGTTCGTGACCGCCTTGCTCAACGGCAACGCGGCCATCACCGAACTGCGCGGCCGCCTGGAGAAGGTGGCCAGCGACAACGGCAAGGACCTCGATGAAGATGTGAAGTTCGGCTTCCTGCGCTGTGCCTACGCCTCGGACAACCAGGCCGAGATCGACGCGTACCTGGACTGCGCGCGCTTCCAGCGGCGCATCTCGGAGAGCCTGAAATTCCGCCGTGCGCAATCGGACGACGGCTACATGGTCAAGGAAGTGCCTTCGGCGACGGACCCGACGTTTGAGCAGTTGCGCCAGAACCTGCCGGTGGGTTCGGTGAACCAGGTGATCGACAAGATGCTCGAAGAGATCAGCATCTTGAAGCCCAAGCACATCGCGCTGCAGACGCAGCTGGGCGACTTTGACCAGAAGACCATGCTCAAGCAGATCGAGCTCTGGGGCACCAGGATCATCCCCGCCATCCGCAAGGAGCTGAACCGACACAAAAGCAGCACGGAGGTGACTGCCTGA
- a CDS encoding acyl-CoA dehydrogenase family protein yields MSTTDHDLKPEEFGQAAAAAITDALAHDFRGAAQVLASAGLCGVCATEDAGGLALDIAFALPIVAEAGKLRLHWPLLETVLIAKALGDSPLAAELVSGARVATWALQGSLAEKFAGHARCAPDCDWVLVADGNGGAALVDRASVEIQEDAALDPEHPQSWLALDKAQVLATLDAETFATLQREGQILIAGYANGAAEGALSATAEYMATRVQFGRPLSAKQAVRHLLARMRLVQEASNAGIERVLAPDEYGSVRRTAPVLAHALANAAFVIEKALHLHGGMGFTWELPLHHALREVRKFDAAFGAGALARQNGRDFIQSV; encoded by the coding sequence ATGAGCACGACCGACCACGATCTCAAGCCCGAAGAGTTCGGCCAGGCCGCGGCCGCGGCCATCACCGATGCGCTCGCGCATGACTTTCGCGGCGCCGCCCAGGTGCTGGCCAGCGCCGGCCTGTGCGGCGTGTGCGCCACCGAAGACGCGGGTGGCCTGGCGCTGGACATTGCGTTCGCCCTGCCCATCGTGGCCGAGGCGGGCAAGCTGCGCCTGCACTGGCCTCTGCTCGAAACCGTGCTGATCGCCAAAGCGCTGGGCGATTCGCCACTGGCGGCCGAACTTGTGAGCGGCGCGCGCGTGGCCACCTGGGCACTGCAAGGCAGCCTGGCCGAGAAGTTCGCGGGCCACGCCCGCTGCGCACCGGACTGCGACTGGGTGCTGGTGGCCGATGGCAATGGTGGCGCGGCGCTGGTCGACCGGGCCTCGGTCGAGATCCAGGAAGACGCTGCGCTCGACCCCGAGCACCCGCAGAGCTGGCTGGCGCTGGACAAAGCCCAGGTCCTCGCCACGCTGGACGCCGAGACCTTCGCCACGCTGCAGCGCGAGGGCCAGATCCTGATCGCGGGCTACGCCAATGGCGCGGCCGAAGGTGCCTTGAGCGCCACGGCCGAGTACATGGCCACGCGCGTGCAATTCGGCCGACCGCTCTCGGCCAAGCAGGCCGTGCGCCACCTGCTGGCGCGCATGCGCCTGGTGCAGGAAGCGTCCAACGCCGGCATCGAGCGCGTGCTCGCGCCCGACGAGTACGGCAGCGTGCGCCGCACCGCCCCGGTGTTGGCCCATGCGCTGGCCAACGCGGCCTTCGTGATCGAGAAAGCCCTCCACCTGCACGGCGGCATGGGCTTCACCTGGGAGCTGCCGCTGCACCACGCGCTGCGCGAAGTGCGCAAGTTCGACGCCGCCTTTGGCGCCGGCGCACTCGCCCGCCAGAACGGCCGCGACTTCATCCAGTCTGTCTGA
- a CDS encoding SDR family NAD(P)-dependent oxidoreductase, which translates to MNQDLLGRVALITGAGAGIGKETALQMAARGATVCVNDLKDELVNAVVDEITSRGGKAVAIVQNIASREGMREAVQRAFAHSQRFDILVNNAAWVRYQSIPEIAPETIDRMLDVGFKSVIWGLQEAAAVMDAQRGGSIVNVASVAALRSAANSVVYSGIKSAVLGITRAAAAELGERNIRVNAVCPSAVPTEGTQRNRNAERDANRIARTPLGRLGTVEDIARAICFLAGDDAGFITAQALVVDGGITLTNI; encoded by the coding sequence ATGAACCAGGATCTGCTGGGCCGCGTGGCCCTCATCACCGGCGCAGGCGCCGGCATCGGCAAGGAAACCGCCTTGCAGATGGCCGCGCGCGGCGCCACCGTGTGTGTGAACGACCTCAAGGATGAACTCGTCAATGCCGTCGTGGACGAGATCACCTCGCGCGGTGGCAAGGCGGTTGCCATCGTGCAGAACATCGCCAGCCGCGAAGGCATGCGCGAAGCCGTGCAGCGCGCGTTCGCGCACAGCCAGCGCTTCGACATTCTGGTGAACAACGCGGCCTGGGTGCGCTACCAGTCCATCCCCGAGATCGCGCCCGAGACCATCGACCGCATGCTCGACGTGGGCTTCAAGTCCGTCATCTGGGGCCTGCAGGAAGCGGCGGCGGTGATGGACGCGCAGCGCGGTGGCTCGATCGTGAACGTGGCCTCGGTGGCGGCTTTGCGGTCGGCCGCCAACTCGGTCGTGTACTCCGGCATCAAGTCCGCCGTGCTGGGCATCACCCGCGCGGCCGCCGCCGAGCTGGGCGAGCGAAACATTCGCGTGAATGCGGTGTGCCCCTCGGCCGTGCCCACCGAAGGCACGCAGCGCAACCGCAACGCCGAGCGCGACGCCAACCGCATTGCGCGCACACCGCTGGGCCGCCTGGGCACGGTCGAAGACATCGCGCGCGCCATCTGCTTTCTGGCCGGCGACGACGCGGGTTTCATCACCGCGCAAGCGCTCGTGGTGGATGGTGGCATCACCCTGACGAACATCTGA
- a CDS encoding acetate--CoA ligase family protein, translating to MLTQVQAAPGAGLDAFFNARGVAVIGASDDITKIGGRPVQLLRKYGYAGAIYPINPKGGTIQGLPAYASVLDTPTAPDLAILAVPVEHTLQAVRDCATRGVRGAIVLTAGFAEAGPEGAALQAEMVRVARSHGMRLLGPNCLGAVNVVDKLVGSFSIALEQSMPPVGQVGIVSQSGNIGSFTMSNMAQRGLGVSRFIATGNEADVDVADGIAALAQDADTRIILCCMETCRDAGRLTAALDLARQQNKPVIALKIGATEQGQAAAASHTGALTGSDAVFDAVLRRYGVLRVRSFEDLLNVGHAAALLGTQRLPVNDAVTLVAASGGFGIMMADAMIEEGLTLPPLDESTQQAIRDAVPIAGTQNPVDATAQMSARPDILLKMLTALQSNPNGSTLVLLLALSLYNPRLRGVYLEALSKIRQSHPDRLMVLISQGPADAVAEINALGIPVFPSIPAAASGMKGLVRLGQLAALPPASVYDGPVDRVDPAVFRNEFHAKQALAAAGISVPREEVVGSADAAVRSARATGYPVVLKIASEDIAHKTEIGGVALNLQDDGAVREAFERLMANAKRHAPQARLDGVLVAPMVRGGVELIAGISRDPVFGPVVMVGLGGIYAEILKDVAVQVAPVSEEEASRMIRGLKMFPLLDGARGQAKADVAAAARTVARLSEFACRHAADVAEIDMNPILVKPEGQGVLVLDALMVPTSGPSSAH from the coding sequence ATGCTGACCCAGGTTCAAGCAGCCCCGGGCGCCGGGCTCGACGCGTTCTTCAACGCCCGCGGCGTGGCCGTGATCGGCGCCTCCGACGACATCACCAAGATCGGCGGGCGGCCAGTGCAGCTGTTGCGCAAGTACGGCTACGCGGGCGCCATCTACCCGATCAATCCCAAGGGCGGCACCATCCAGGGCCTGCCGGCCTATGCCTCGGTGCTGGACACGCCCACCGCACCGGACCTGGCCATCCTCGCCGTGCCGGTGGAACACACGCTGCAAGCCGTGCGCGATTGCGCCACGCGCGGCGTGCGCGGCGCGATCGTGCTGACCGCCGGTTTCGCCGAAGCCGGCCCCGAAGGCGCGGCCCTGCAGGCCGAAATGGTGCGCGTGGCACGCAGCCACGGCATGCGGCTGCTCGGGCCCAACTGCCTGGGCGCGGTCAACGTGGTGGACAAGCTCGTGGGTTCGTTCTCGATCGCGCTGGAGCAGAGCATGCCGCCCGTGGGCCAGGTCGGCATCGTCTCGCAGTCCGGCAACATCGGCAGCTTCACCATGAGCAACATGGCCCAGCGTGGCCTGGGCGTGAGCCGCTTCATCGCCACCGGCAACGAAGCCGACGTGGACGTGGCCGACGGCATCGCTGCACTCGCGCAAGATGCCGACACCCGCATCATCCTGTGCTGCATGGAAACCTGCCGCGATGCGGGCCGCCTGACCGCCGCGCTGGACCTCGCGCGCCAGCAGAACAAGCCGGTGATCGCGCTCAAGATCGGCGCCACCGAACAAGGCCAGGCCGCGGCAGCCTCGCACACCGGTGCACTCACCGGTTCGGACGCGGTGTTCGACGCCGTCTTGCGCCGCTATGGCGTGCTGCGCGTGCGCTCGTTCGAAGACCTGCTCAACGTCGGCCACGCCGCCGCCCTGCTCGGCACACAACGCCTGCCGGTCAACGACGCGGTGACGCTGGTGGCGGCCTCGGGCGGCTTCGGCATCATGATGGCCGACGCGATGATCGAGGAAGGCTTGACGCTGCCGCCGCTCGACGAGAGCACCCAGCAAGCGATCCGCGACGCAGTGCCCATCGCCGGCACCCAGAACCCGGTGGACGCGACGGCCCAGATGTCGGCCCGGCCCGACATCCTGCTCAAGATGCTGACCGCCTTGCAGAGCAACCCCAACGGCAGCACGCTGGTGCTGCTGCTCGCGCTCTCGCTGTACAACCCGCGCCTGCGCGGCGTGTACCTGGAAGCGCTGTCCAAGATCCGCCAGAGCCATCCCGACCGCCTGATGGTCCTGATCAGCCAGGGTCCGGCCGACGCGGTGGCCGAGATCAATGCGCTGGGCATTCCGGTGTTCCCGAGCATTCCGGCGGCCGCCAGCGGCATGAAAGGCCTGGTCCGCCTCGGCCAGCTCGCCGCGCTGCCACCGGCATCCGTGTACGACGGCCCGGTGGACCGCGTGGACCCGGCCGTGTTCCGCAACGAATTCCACGCCAAGCAGGCGCTGGCCGCCGCGGGCATTTCCGTGCCACGCGAAGAAGTCGTGGGCTCGGCCGACGCCGCCGTGCGCAGCGCACGGGCCACCGGCTACCCGGTGGTGCTCAAGATCGCGTCGGAAGACATCGCGCACAAGACCGAGATCGGTGGCGTGGCGCTGAACCTGCAGGACGACGGCGCGGTGCGCGAGGCATTCGAGCGCCTGATGGCCAACGCAAAGCGGCATGCGCCGCAAGCGCGGCTGGACGGCGTGCTGGTCGCGCCCATGGTGCGCGGCGGTGTGGAGCTGATCGCCGGCATCTCGCGCGACCCGGTGTTCGGCCCGGTCGTGATGGTGGGCCTGGGCGGCATCTACGCCGAGATCCTCAAGGACGTCGCGGTGCAGGTGGCACCGGTCTCTGAAGAAGAAGCCTCGCGCATGATCCGCGGCCTCAAGATGTTCCCGCTGCTCGACGGCGCTCGCGGCCAGGCCAAGGCCGACGTGGCCGCCGCCGCCCGCACGGTGGCGCGCCTCTCCGAATTCGCGTGCCGCCACGCGGCCGACGTGGCCGAGATCGACATGAACCCCATCCTCGTCAAGCCCGAAGGCCAAGGCGTGCTCGTGCTCGACGCGCTCATGGTCCCCACCTCGGGCCCCTCTTCCGCACATTGA